The Minwuia thermotolerans genomic sequence GGGCCGGATTTCCGGTCTTGTTGGCGAACTCCTCGGCCACAGCCTGGGTGTAGGGGAACACCGTCGACGAGCCGACGATGCTGATGCGGTCGCGGGCTTCGGCCACGCCGGCGAATGTCACGGCCATGCCGGCCGTCAGTACGAGTTTCCTGAGCACCTTGTTCCTCCATGTCGGAAACAGCAGGGCCGGACGTAGCGGGGCTTTGTGACAGTCATATTACAGATTTGTGCCACAATTATTTTCGCAGTTGCAGCATGGATTTAGCCGGGGGCCAGGGGCAGCTCCACGGTGAAGGTGGAGCCCTCATTCTCCACCGAACTGATCTTGAGCTCGCCGCGGTGGCGGTTGACGACATGCTTGACGATGGCGAGGCCGAGCCCGGTGCCGCCCGCCGCCCGGCTGCGGCCCTTGTCGACGCGGTAGAACCGCTCCGTCAGGCGCGGGATGTGTTCGCGCGGAATGCCGGGGCCGCGATCGCTCACGGCGACACGGGCCATGTTCCGCGCGACCGAAGCGTGAATCCGGACGGCAGTGCCGCGGTCCCCGTATTTCAGGGCGTTGTCGACCAGATTCTGGAACAGGCGAGTCAGCTCGTGCGAATCGCCCACCACGTCCAGCCGCTCAGGCAGGTCGATCTCCAGGCGCATGTCGCGTTCGCGGGCGGCGAACTGGCAGACCTCGGCAACATTGCGCAGAACATCGTTGAGCTGGGTAACCCCCGTCGGGGCCTGGTGTTCGTGCATTTCGATGCGGCTGAGCGACAGCAGATCCTCCACGATCCGCGCCATGCGCCGCGCCTGCTCCTCCAGCATCTTGAGGAATCGCTGCTGCGCCTTCGGATCGTCACGCGCCGCGCCGTTCAGCGTCTCGACGATGCTGAGCACCGAAGCGAGCGGCGTGCGCAGTTCGTGGCTGACGTCGGCGACGAAGTCCGAGCGCATTTCGCGCATGCGCTCGGAATCGGTGAGATCGTCGATCATGGCGATGAAGGACCGGCTGGCGCCCGACAGCGCGGGCAGAGCCTCGATGCGGACCCTGAGCCGGCGAGGCACCGGCTGATAGATCCGGAATTCCGCGTCCTCCGAAGCCCCGCCCCGGATGACGCGGTCGACGGCGGCCAGGACGTCGGGGTTGCGCAGTGCGGCAGCGAAGTCCCGCCCCTCCGGCACCTGGCCCAGCAGATCACGCGCAGAGAGATTGAGAAACCGTAGCTGGCGGCCCGCGTCGAAGATCAGAACCGGAAGCTGCAGGCTGTCGAGCACCGCGCGCAGCGCGGCCTCCCCGGCCACGGCGCGGGCGCGCTCGCCGACGAGGTCGGCGCTCAACCGGTCGATCTCTGCAGCCAGATTGGAACTTTCCGAGCCCGCCTCGGTCTCCGCTACGCCCCGGGCCTGGTCGCGGCTGAGGCGGCGGACCGCCTGGCGCATCCGCCAGAGCTGCCGCATCTGGCGCTGGATCAGCGCCAGCGCCAGCGCGTTGACGCCGAGCCAGCAGAACAGCGCCGTCGCCGGCGAGACATCGGTGTTGGCCGCGAAACCGCCGAACAACGCGGCCGTCGGCGCGGCGATCAGCAGACCCTGCCTTACCGCCCGCACGGGAAAGGGCAGAAACGGCGGCCGCGCCGCATCATGCTGATCTTCGGCCTTGACTGTCATGTGGCGTTCCCGGCCCCTTTCCTCCGACGATCCCTGTCGTCCTGCCGCGGACGGGACACCCCGTCCCGCCGCAAGGGGATGATTCTGATCCGCGCGTATTTCAGAATGATGCCAGATTCTCCGGGAGGAATCCGATGAAGCAACTCAAGTTGGAGCGCCGCGGCGCCGTGGCGCTGGTCCGGTTCGACAATCCGCCGCACGGCTATATGGACAACGACACGCTGGCCGACCTCGAGGCGCTGACGCCGGAACTCGACGCCGATGCGGCGGTGCGCGCCGTGGTCTACACCGGCGCCGCCGACGGCGTCTTCATCCGCCATTTCGACACCGACGTGCTGGCTGGGATGTCCCGTTCGCTCCGGGAGAAGGGGCTGGGCTTCAGCGCCGAGCGCCGCCTGCCCCCGCGCAACATCGACCGGGTCTTCGATGCCATCGCAGCGAGCCCGAAGCCACACATCGCCGCGATCAACGGCACCTGCATGGGCGGCGGGCTGGAACTGGCGCTGGCCTGCGACATGCGTTTCGCGGCCGAGGGCGACTATCGCATGGGCCAGATCGAGATCGCGCTCGGCATTCTCCCCGGCGCCGGCGGCGTTGTGCGGACCGCGCGCATGATCGGTGCGGCGAAGGCCATGGAGCTCTGCCTGCTGGGCGAAGCCTTCGGCCCGGCTCAGGCCCTCGGAC encodes the following:
- a CDS encoding sensor histidine kinase; translation: MTVKAEDQHDAARPPFLPFPVRAVRQGLLIAAPTAALFGGFAANTDVSPATALFCWLGVNALALALIQRQMRQLWRMRQAVRRLSRDQARGVAETEAGSESSNLAAEIDRLSADLVGERARAVAGEAALRAVLDSLQLPVLIFDAGRQLRFLNLSARDLLGQVPEGRDFAAALRNPDVLAAVDRVIRGGASEDAEFRIYQPVPRRLRVRIEALPALSGASRSFIAMIDDLTDSERMREMRSDFVADVSHELRTPLASVLSIVETLNGAARDDPKAQQRFLKMLEEQARRMARIVEDLLSLSRIEMHEHQAPTGVTQLNDVLRNVAEVCQFAARERDMRLEIDLPERLDVVGDSHELTRLFQNLVDNALKYGDRGTAVRIHASVARNMARVAVSDRGPGIPREHIPRLTERFYRVDKGRSRAAGGTGLGLAIVKHVVNRHRGELKISSVENEGSTFTVELPLAPG
- a CDS encoding enoyl-CoA hydratase/isomerase family protein; translation: MKQLKLERRGAVALVRFDNPPHGYMDNDTLADLEALTPELDADAAVRAVVYTGAADGVFIRHFDTDVLAGMSRSLREKGLGFSAERRLPPRNIDRVFDAIAASPKPHIAAINGTCMGGGLELALACDMRFAAEGDYRMGQIEIALGILPGAGGVVRTARMIGAAKAMELCLLGEAFGPAQALGLGLLNGVVKGDVVAHAVGVAERIAAHPPLAVGHIKRIARAANEPGDADALGLERTLFLDLLVRDEALNNLEAYNAGKLALKDRGD